In bacterium, a single genomic region encodes these proteins:
- a CDS encoding NAD-dependent epimerase/dehydratase family protein, producing the protein MKALVTGGAGLIGSHLVDLLLERGFEVRILDSLVKPTHLKGKPPWIPKEAEFILGDMRKMEDVDKALEGVDYVFHQAAEGGFMPEVSKYVHANCLGTAILLELIIKKHPVKRLVVASSQAVYGEGKYSCSTHGPINPNLRAMNQLAKREWEVKCPFCNLDLKPLPTDENSHIGAETTYAITKYTQERLVIGLGKGYGIPTVALRYSVTYGPRQSIFNPYTGVCSIFSTRMLNNLPPIVYEDGYQTRDFIYVRDVAEANLLVAEKDEAIHQVFNVGTGGQTTVLKLIQTLAHKYNLEIKSLMKNEFRPGEVRHLFADNSKLKALGWKPKITIEEGVDRYVEWIKTQSDIKEYFTEAEEQLKKMKVVMKT; encoded by the coding sequence ATGAAAGCATTAGTTACTGGCGGAGCAGGCCTTATAGGTTCTCATCTGGTCGATCTTCTTTTAGAGAGAGGATTTGAGGTAAGAATCTTAGATAGTCTGGTTAAACCTACTCATTTAAAAGGCAAACCCCCCTGGATTCCCAAGGAAGCAGAGTTTATCCTTGGTGATATGCGTAAGATGGAAGATGTGGATAAAGCTTTAGAAGGAGTAGATTATGTCTTTCACCAAGCTGCTGAAGGTGGTTTTATGCCAGAAGTTTCTAAATATGTCCATGCCAATTGCTTAGGAACTGCTATTCTCTTAGAATTAATTATTAAAAAACACCCTGTAAAAAGATTAGTAGTTGCCTCTTCTCAAGCTGTTTACGGAGAAGGGAAATATAGCTGTTCTACCCATGGTCCAATTAATCCTAACTTACGAGCAATGAATCAACTTGCTAAAAGAGAATGGGAAGTTAAATGTCCTTTTTGTAATTTAGATCTTAAGCCTTTGCCTACTGATGAAAATTCTCATATTGGAGCTGAAACTACTTATGCCATCACTAAGTATACCCAAGAAAGATTAGTCATTGGCTTAGGAAAGGGGTATGGCATTCCCACTGTAGCCCTTAGATACTCTGTAACTTATGGGCCCAGGCAATCTATCTTTAATCCTTATACAGGAGTATGCTCTATCTTTTCAACGCGGATGTTAAATAATCTTCCTCCCATTGTTTATGAAGACGGCTATCAAACCAGAGACTTTATCTATGTAAGAGATGTAGCCGAAGCCAATCTTTTAGTAGCAGAAAAAGATGAAGCTATCCATCAAGTCTTTAATGTAGGCACAGGAGGGCAAACTACTGTCTTAAAACTTATTCAAACTTTAGCCCATAAATATAATTTAGAGATAAAATCTTTAATGAAGAATGAGTTTCGACCAGGAGAGGTTCGCCACTTATTTGCAGATAACAGTAAATTAAAAGCTTTAGGTTGGAAACCTAAAATTACCATAGAAGAAGGAGTAGACCGGTATGTAGAATGGATCAAAACTCAAAGTGATATTAAAGAATATTTCACTGAAGCAGAAGAGCAGCTGAAAAAAATGAAAGTAGTAATGAAGACTTAA
- a CDS encoding glycosyltransferase family 2 protein: MYKDKKISLVTPCHNEEEGIKAILVKMPEIVDEIIVVDNNCTDKTVEVAKSFGHKVVVVVEKKKGYGIAYQTGFKAATGDVIVTMDADGTYPPESIPLLLYILFEEEVAFITARRWHSNAGEKKSFLRVFGNIVLSTVLAILFFKVIVDSQSGMWVFKKEILNKIKLTSDGMALSQELKIEAFTNQTIKAIEIPIYYGQRVGKSKLNLWKDGFGNLFFLFKKRFFR, translated from the coding sequence ATGTATAAAGATAAGAAAATATCGTTAGTTACCCCTTGTCATAACGAGGAAGAAGGAATTAAGGCAATCTTAGTCAAGATGCCTGAGATAGTAGATGAGATTATTGTGGTAGACAATAACTGTACTGATAAAACAGTAGAAGTAGCTAAAAGTTTTGGTCATAAAGTAGTAGTGGTGGTAGAAAAAAAGAAAGGTTATGGAATAGCTTACCAAACAGGTTTTAAGGCTGCCACAGGTGATGTTATTGTCACTATGGATGCTGATGGAACTTATCCTCCAGAAAGCATTCCTTTACTACTCTATATTCTCTTTGAAGAAGAAGTAGCCTTTATTACTGCCCGCCGTTGGCATTCTAATGCTGGAGAAAAGAAGAGCTTTTTAAGAGTCTTTGGAAATATTGTTCTGAGCACCGTCTTAGCCATCTTATTCTTTAAAGTAATTGTCGACTCTCAATCTGGAATGTGGGTCTTTAAGAAAGAGATCTTAAATAAGATAAAACTCACCAGTGATGGTATGGCTTTATCCCAGGAATTAAAGATTGAGGCTTTTACTAACCAGACCATTAAAGCTATTGAGATACCTATCTACTATGGTCAGAGAGTAGGTAAAAGTAAGTTAAACCTTTGGAAGGATGGTTTTGGTAATTTATTCTTCTTATTTAAAAAACGGTTCTTTAGATAG
- a CDS encoding radical SAM protein, with translation MKSLSYLKYAKKMFYKKDSLPLYLVYFITLNCNIKCKHCLLGDLPPTKDELTIDEIEKISQSMDDFLFLLPTGGEPFLRKDIAEIVRIFHVNNKIKIVGIPTNGSLTQRVVESTKLILENNPNLEVTVDVSIDGISEDHDHIRGVKGLFQKTIATYKELRELEKHYKNFNINVETTVSSYNDSKLFDIYHYATKELEAKNLFTLLCRGKPREPSSKFFNINNYEKYAQLLEKSIKSQTLSGYDNFPFCDIINAKRIIRHQIITKLVRENQYQVPCYGGSLGAAILSKGEVLPCELHNDLPLGNLREVNYDFKKIWFSEKANHARQYIQKSKCFCTYECFLTINILFNPRLLPRILKEYLAIKLAKILKRFGGKDV, from the coding sequence ATGAAGTCTTTAAGTTATCTCAAGTATGCCAAGAAGATGTTTTATAAGAAAGATAGTTTACCTCTTTACTTAGTCTACTTCATTACCTTAAATTGCAACATTAAATGTAAACATTGTTTATTAGGCGATCTTCCTCCTACTAAGGATGAACTTACTATTGATGAGATTGAGAAGATTTCTCAAAGTATGGATGACTTCTTATTCTTACTTCCCACAGGTGGAGAGCCTTTTTTAAGAAAAGATATTGCTGAAATAGTAAGAATATTTCATGTTAATAATAAGATAAAGATCGTGGGTATTCCAACTAATGGTTCCTTAACCCAAAGAGTGGTGGAATCTACTAAACTAATCTTAGAAAATAATCCTAACTTAGAGGTTACAGTCGATGTTTCTATAGATGGTATCAGTGAAGATCACGATCATATTCGGGGAGTTAAGGGTCTTTTTCAAAAGACCATTGCTACTTATAAAGAACTTAGGGAATTAGAAAAACATTATAAGAATTTTAATATTAATGTAGAGACTACAGTCTCTTCTTATAATGATAGTAAATTATTCGATATCTATCATTATGCCACCAAAGAATTAGAGGCAAAAAACTTATTTACTTTACTTTGTCGGGGTAAGCCTCGAGAACCATCCTCTAAATTCTTTAACATTAATAACTATGAAAAGTATGCCCAACTTTTAGAAAAGAGTATTAAATCACAAACCTTAAGTGGTTACGATAACTTTCCATTTTGTGATATAATTAATGCTAAAAGAATAATCCGCCACCAAATTATTACCAAGTTAGTTAGAGAAAATCAGTACCAAGTTCCTTGTTACGGCGGTTCTTTAGGTGCAGCTATCCTTAGCAAAGGAGAGGTGCTTCCTTGTGAACTCCACAATGATCTGCCATTAGGGAACCTTCGAGAAGTTAATTATGACTTTAAGAAGATCTGGTTTAGTGAAAAAGCTAATCATGCTCGTCAATACATTCAAAAATCTAAGTGTTTTTGTACCTATGAATGTTTCCTGACTATTAATATCTTATTTAATCCTCGGCTTCTACCAAGAATTTTAAAAGAATACTTAGCTATAAAACTAGCTAAGATCTTAAAAAGATTTGGTGGTAAAGATGTATAA
- a CDS encoding glycosyltransferase family 2 protein — protein sequence MADNLISIIVPVYNAAYTLKECLSAIYASCYPNLEVIVVDDCSTDHSLKVVQEFPCKIIKLPENSGAAVARNEGAKLAQSEILFFIDADIIINPDSLSLIKEDFKRGNISGVVGLLSPQLRYKNFASQYKNLWMHYTYKILPDFIGVSYTSITAFKKDVFLKLGGFDKRYKEANVEDTEFGQRLLTQGYKVYSNKKLEAEHIKHYNLKQVLKLDFKRSYELTIMFIRNFFKKERQKNYTSVPFSFILSLFLVYFGLLLLVLSQALSSFYLLIGGLLALIVAVFSNINYLLFLKKVNGPLFMLKSALFICLDSFVSGLGVISAFLAYLLGKRY from the coding sequence ATGGCAGATAATTTAATCTCTATTATTGTGCCGGTGTATAATGCTGCTTACACTCTTAAAGAATGCTTATCAGCTATCTATGCTTCTTGTTATCCTAACCTTGAAGTCATAGTCGTCGATGACTGCTCTACTGATCATTCTCTAAAAGTAGTCCAAGAGTTTCCTTGTAAAATTATTAAACTTCCTGAAAATAGCGGGGCTGCAGTAGCTCGGAACGAAGGAGCAAAACTAGCTCAAAGTGAGATATTATTCTTTATTGATGCTGATATTATCATTAATCCTGATAGCCTTTCTTTAATAAAAGAAGATTTTAAGAGGGGGAATATTTCAGGAGTAGTTGGGCTTTTGTCTCCTCAATTAAGGTATAAAAACTTTGCCAGTCAGTATAAAAACTTATGGATGCACTATACCTATAAAATCTTACCAGACTTTATAGGGGTATCTTATACTAGTATTACTGCTTTTAAAAAAGATGTTTTTTTAAAGTTAGGCGGGTTTGATAAAAGATATAAAGAGGCTAATGTAGAAGATACTGAATTTGGCCAAAGACTATTAACTCAAGGCTACAAAGTTTACTCTAATAAAAAGCTTGAAGCAGAACATATAAAGCATTATAATTTAAAGCAAGTTTTAAAATTAGACTTTAAACGTTCTTATGAACTTACCATAATGTTTATAAGAAACTTCTTTAAAAAAGAAAGACAAAAAAATTATACTTCGGTCCCTTTTTCATTTATCCTTAGTCTCTTTCTTGTCTATTTTGGTCTTTTGTTACTGGTACTTTCACAAGCTTTATCAAGCTTTTATCTTTTGATCGGTGGTTTATTAGCTTTAATAGTAGCGGTATTTTCAAATATTAATTATCTACTATTTTTGAAAAAAGTAAATGGACCTTTGTTTATGCTGAAGAGTGCTTTATTTATTTGCCTTGATTCTTTTGTTTCAGGTTTAGGAGTAATATCTGCTTTTTTGGCTTATTTATTAGGGAAAAGATATTAA